A stretch of the Rosa rugosa chromosome 5, drRosRugo1.1, whole genome shotgun sequence genome encodes the following:
- the LOC133710697 gene encoding putative F-box protein PP2-B12, which produces MDMINMLPVECISLIISFTSPRDACRSSVVSPVLRIAGDSDFVWERFLPQDYEQIISQSPSSSSLNSMSKKNLYFRLCSHPIIISNGNMSFALEKQSGKKCYMVCARGLTIAWGDTPAYWHWITLPHSRFAEVAELKLVWWLDIKACIETKDLSPGTTYAAYLVYQLSQHRYGFESPLVSRISYQQSDVVTVHSVILDPRPPRPRARDRGDGWIEVEIGEFFVEQGDDDDVVECSVKEVSNSKRGLIVEGIEVRPKGI; this is translated from the exons TGATTAACATGTTGCCTGTGGAGTGCATCTCCCTCATCATATCCTTTACATCTCCGCGCGATGCCTGCAGATCATCAGTAGTCTCTCCTGTCTTGAGAATAGCTGGAGATTCTGATTTTGTCTGGGAGAGGTTTCTGCCTCAAGATTATGAGCAAATCATTTCGCAATCCCCGTCATCGTCGTCTTTGAACTCCATGTCCAAGAAGAATCTCTACTTTCGTCTTTGCAGTCACCCCATCATCATAAGCAATGGTAACATG AGCTTTGCACTAGAAAAGCAGAGCGGCAAGAAATGTTATATGGTATGCGCAAGAGGGCTTACAATTGCATGGGGAGATACGCCCGCTTATTGGCATTGGATAACTCTACCACACTCCAG GTTTGCTGAAGTGGCTGAGCTCAAACTTGTATGGTGGCTGGACATCAAAGCATGCATAGAAACTAAGGATTTATCCCCAGGAACAACCTATGCAGCTTACCTTGTGTATCAGCTTTCACAACACAGATATGGATTTGAATCGCCTCTTGTGTCGCGTATCAGTTATCAACAAAGTGACGTAGTGACTGTGCATAGTGTGATCCTAGACCCTAGGCCTCCGCGACCGCGAGCTCGAGACAGAGGAGATGGGTGGATAGAGGTTGAGATAGGTGAATTTTTCGTTGAACAGGGAGACGATGATGATGTTGTAGAGTGCAGTGTGAAGGAAGTCAGTAACTCTAAGCGTGGCCTCATCGTTGAAGGTATTGAGGTGAGGCCTAAAG